The following proteins are encoded in a genomic region of Shinella zoogloeoides:
- the thiQ gene encoding thiamine ABC transporter ATP-binding protein gives MPDPAISLADVTVRFAEKSLAFDCAIPAGAAVAVAGPSGAGKSTLFNVITGFEKPASGSVRLFGEDMAGRDPAERPVSIVFQDNNLFAHLSAADNIGLGVDPGLRLDAAGRENVSAALARVGLAGYEKRQPGSLSGGERQRVALARALVRRRPILLLDEPFAALDPAMRADMARLIAELHAETKSTLLFITHQPEDISRLAERVLFLEAGSILLDAPAADFLARLEPPPVAKFLGRSGL, from the coding sequence ATGCCTGATCCCGCCATTTCCCTTGCCGATGTCACCGTGCGCTTCGCGGAAAAGAGCCTCGCCTTCGATTGCGCCATTCCGGCAGGGGCCGCCGTCGCCGTCGCCGGCCCCTCGGGCGCTGGCAAGTCGACGCTCTTCAACGTCATCACCGGTTTCGAGAAGCCGGCAAGCGGCAGCGTGAGGTTGTTCGGCGAGGATATGGCCGGCCGCGATCCGGCGGAGCGGCCGGTCTCCATCGTCTTCCAGGACAACAACCTCTTCGCCCACCTTTCCGCCGCCGACAATATCGGCCTCGGCGTCGATCCGGGCCTGAGGCTGGATGCGGCTGGCCGTGAAAATGTCAGCGCCGCGCTCGCCCGCGTCGGCCTTGCCGGCTACGAGAAGCGCCAGCCGGGCTCGCTTTCCGGCGGCGAGCGGCAGCGCGTGGCGCTCGCCCGCGCGCTGGTGCGCCGCCGGCCGATCCTGCTGCTCGACGAGCCCTTCGCCGCGCTCGACCCGGCCATGCGGGCGGACATGGCGCGGCTGATCGCCGAGCTTCATGCCGAGACGAAGAGCACGCTCCTCTTCATCACCCACCAGCCCGAGGATATCAGCCGCCTTGCCGAGCGGGTGCTGTTCCTGGAGGCCGGCTCGATCCTCCTCGATGCGCCGGCGGCGGATTTCCTTGCACGCCTCGAACCACCTCCCGTTGCAAAATTCCTCGGCCGTTCCGGCCTTTAA